Proteins encoded together in one Camelina sativa cultivar DH55 chromosome 9, Cs, whole genome shotgun sequence window:
- the LOC104710947 gene encoding protein UXT homolog gives MDEGRQKNLQLLEEIIDKGLKQKLVHATASRDKIFEEQKVLSDLRISLETLEKNGVNSLKTMVNLGSEVYMQAEVLGSRHIFMDIGLGFYVEFTRQEALDHISQREERIKKFDIPVFSLSSNAACFQSSVCCLIFLFASG, from the exons ATGGACGAGGGACGCCAAAAGAACTTGCAGTTGTTGGAGGAGATTATTGATAAAGGTTTAAAACAGAAGCTTGTACACGCAACTGCTTCACG GGACAAGAtctttgaagaacaaaaagtact CTCTGACTTGCGAATAAGCCTAGAAACTCTGGAGAAAAATGGTGTGAATAGTCTCAAAACAATGGTCAACCTTGGTTCAGAAGTTTACATGCAAGCTGAAGT GCTAGGTTCGCGGCACATATTCATGGATATAGGACTCGGCTTTTATGTGGAATTCACCAGGCAAGAAGCTCTTGACCATATTTCACAAAGGGAGGAAAGGATTAAAAAGTTTGATATAcctgttttttctctctcttcaaatGCTGCTTGTTTTCAAAGTTCTGTTTGTTGCCTTATATTTCTGTTTGCTTCTGGGTGA